In one window of Cellulophaga sp. HaHa_2_95 DNA:
- the lpxB gene encoding lipid-A-disaccharide synthase: MKYYIIAGEASGDLHGSNLIKALKQKDSEANIRCWGGDLMQQAGGTLAKHYKELAFMGFIEVITNINTIFKNISFCKEDIALFKPDVIVFIDYSGFNLRIAKWAKEAGFKTSYYIAPQIWASREGRIEKIKNTIDDMYVTLPFEKEFYEEKHHFAVNFVGHPLIDAIAQTPKINVATFKKENNLDQAKPIIALLPGSRKQEVSKMLAVMLSVAEKFDTYQFVIAGAPSLDQEFYAPFLKKSNISLIANQTYGILQIAHAALVTSGTATLETALFKVPQVVCYKGNWISYQIAKRIITLKYISLVNLIMDKEVVKELIQDALTTKNLTAELTKILNPETRKIVLANYEKLEEKLGGVGASETTASLIISDLRK, from the coding sequence ATGAAATATTACATCATTGCAGGAGAAGCTTCTGGCGATTTACATGGCTCTAATTTAATTAAAGCACTAAAACAAAAAGATTCAGAGGCCAATATTAGATGTTGGGGAGGAGATTTAATGCAACAGGCCGGTGGAACTTTAGCAAAACACTATAAGGAACTTGCCTTTATGGGCTTTATTGAGGTCATTACGAACATCAATACCATATTTAAAAATATAAGTTTCTGCAAAGAAGATATTGCCTTATTCAAGCCCGACGTAATTGTATTTATAGATTACTCTGGTTTTAACTTACGCATTGCTAAATGGGCTAAAGAGGCAGGTTTCAAAACCAGCTATTATATAGCACCACAAATTTGGGCATCTAGAGAAGGACGCATTGAGAAGATCAAAAATACTATTGATGACATGTATGTGACGCTACCTTTTGAAAAAGAATTTTATGAAGAGAAACATCATTTTGCTGTAAATTTCGTTGGCCATCCCTTAATTGATGCCATTGCACAAACTCCAAAAATTAACGTTGCTACTTTTAAAAAAGAAAACAACCTAGACCAAGCGAAGCCAATTATCGCATTATTACCAGGAAGTAGAAAGCAAGAGGTCTCTAAAATGTTAGCAGTGATGCTTTCTGTAGCCGAGAAATTTGACACCTATCAATTTGTAATTGCTGGAGCACCAAGTTTAGACCAAGAGTTCTATGCGCCATTTTTAAAAAAATCAAACATCAGCTTAATTGCTAACCAAACCTATGGTATTTTACAAATAGCACATGCCGCATTGGTAACAAGTGGCACAGCCACTCTAGAAACTGCATTATTTAAGGTACCACAAGTGGTTTGCTATAAAGGCAATTGGATTTCTTATCAAATTGCAAAACGAATAATTACGTTGAAATATATTTCTTTAGTAAATTTAATCATGGATAAAGAGGTGGTAAAAGAACTGATACAAGATGCCTTAACCACCAAAAACCTTACGGCAGAATTAACAAAAATTTTAAACCCTGAAACCCGAAAAATTGTTTTAGCTAATTACGAAAAACTAGAAGAAAAGCTTGGCGGAGTAGGTGCTAGCGAAACAACAGCTAGTCTAATTATCAGCGACTTAAGGAAATAA
- the surE gene encoding 5'/3'-nucleotidase SurE, with protein sequence MKKPLILVTNDDGITAPGLRALVSFVKEIGEVVVVAPDSPQSGMGHAITIDNLLYSKKMTLDLDQDESTVEYSCSGTPADCVKLGLQELLDRKPDLCVSGINHGSNSSINVIYSGTMSAAIEAGIEGIPAIGFSLCDYKWEADFSPAKNFIQQIVREALENGIPTGVVLNVNIPKLEAKKIKGIKICRQARANWKEKFDKRTSPSGKEYYWLTGEFELLDKGEDTDEWALANGFISVVPTQFDLTAHHAIQTINNWKLN encoded by the coding sequence ATGAAAAAACCTTTGATTTTAGTTACAAATGATGACGGAATTACCGCACCTGGTTTGAGAGCATTAGTAAGTTTCGTGAAAGAAATCGGCGAAGTTGTGGTGGTGGCACCAGACAGTCCGCAATCTGGTATGGGGCACGCTATAACGATAGATAACTTGTTATATTCTAAGAAAATGACGCTCGATTTAGATCAAGATGAAAGCACTGTAGAATATAGCTGCAGTGGTACTCCTGCTGATTGCGTCAAATTAGGATTACAAGAATTACTAGATAGAAAACCAGATTTATGTGTAAGTGGTATTAATCACGGATCTAATTCATCTATTAATGTGATCTATTCTGGCACCATGAGTGCTGCCATAGAGGCAGGAATAGAAGGCATACCTGCCATTGGTTTTTCTTTATGTGACTATAAATGGGAAGCAGATTTTTCTCCTGCGAAAAATTTTATACAACAAATTGTTCGAGAAGCTTTAGAAAATGGCATTCCGACTGGCGTAGTATTGAATGTAAATATTCCTAAGCTTGAAGCTAAAAAGATAAAAGGAATCAAAATTTGCAGACAAGCTAGAGCTAACTGGAAAGAAAAATTTGACAAAAGAACTAGCCCTTCTGGAAAAGAATATTACTGGTTAACGGGTGAATTTGAATTACTTGACAAGGGAGAAGATACAGATGAATGGGCCTTAGCAAATGGCTTTATCTCTGTAGTCCCTACACAATTTGATTTAACAGCACACCATGCTATTCAAACCATAAATAATTGGAAATTAAACTAA
- a CDS encoding carboxy terminal-processing peptidase, translated as MKNKLAYALLMMLFAVASCSFTNKSFENDDKDKLLLDLITYVLEKGHYDPKNIDDDFSVEVFEDFINGLDPTKRYFLESDIKDFEQYKFQIDDQIKNTDITFFNAVYERLMVRMKEAKSIYKEVLSDPFDYSAQENIDMDYEKQNFVGSRSALKERWRKQLKYATLGNYDSKIKVDEKDNKKKINLKEAEKEARGDTEETLDEFFDFVSDLERKDWFVQYINTIVEEFDPHTFYFAPEEKEKFDTRMSGKFEGIGARLQKKQDGVKIVEIISGGPVWRDRQIEVGDEIIKVGQHGETPVSIVEMRLDDAIKLIKGAKGTIVDLTMRKVDGTTEVVSITRDVVEIEETFAKSANIIKGNEKFGIINLPQFYVSFDDYEGERNAASDVEKEVARLKEEGAEGLILDLRDNGGGSLKTVVEMAGLFIKNGPIVQVRSNDDQKEVHDDVDDRIQWDGPLVILVNELSASASEILAAAMQDYKRAVVIGSKQTFGKGTVQNVIPLDRIVRSNEHGDLGAIKLTTQKFYRINGGSTQLEGVKSDVVVPDKYSYIDLGERDQQNPLAWDKISPANYTPWDGHIDYESTVSNSNKRMAQNPQIKLIEENAKWLKEQQNETVVSLNYIDYKEDEAKSVEKSKYFKTLSAYDSKLTFESLKYEESLFTQDSVLRQKRQRWHEDLVKDVYVEEAVNVLEDLKNNSLKSGKLASVNKHNQKIKN; from the coding sequence ATGAAGAATAAATTAGCCTACGCACTTTTAATGATGCTATTTGCGGTAGCATCGTGCAGTTTTACAAATAAATCTTTCGAAAATGATGATAAGGATAAACTTTTATTAGATCTCATCACTTATGTTCTTGAAAAAGGTCATTACGATCCTAAAAATATAGATGACGATTTCTCTGTAGAGGTTTTTGAAGATTTTATTAACGGATTAGATCCAACAAAAAGATATTTTTTAGAAAGCGATATTAAAGATTTTGAGCAATATAAATTTCAGATTGATGATCAGATAAAAAATACGGATATCACATTTTTTAATGCGGTTTACGAACGTTTAATGGTTCGAATGAAAGAAGCTAAAAGTATTTATAAAGAAGTTCTTTCTGATCCCTTTGATTATTCCGCTCAGGAAAATATTGATATGGACTATGAAAAGCAAAATTTTGTGGGTTCTAGGTCTGCTTTAAAAGAACGTTGGAGAAAACAACTGAAGTATGCAACTTTGGGTAACTATGACTCTAAAATAAAAGTAGACGAAAAAGATAATAAGAAAAAAATAAATTTAAAAGAGGCAGAGAAGGAAGCACGTGGCGATACGGAAGAAACCTTAGATGAATTTTTTGATTTTGTTTCTGATTTAGAGCGTAAAGATTGGTTTGTACAATATATTAATACGATTGTAGAAGAGTTTGATCCTCATACCTTCTATTTTGCGCCAGAGGAAAAAGAAAAGTTTGACACTAGAATGTCAGGGAAATTTGAAGGCATTGGTGCTCGATTACAGAAAAAGCAAGATGGTGTTAAAATAGTTGAAATTATTTCTGGTGGTCCGGTGTGGAGAGATCGTCAAATTGAAGTAGGAGACGAAATCATTAAAGTGGGTCAGCATGGGGAAACCCCTGTAAGTATCGTAGAAATGAGACTGGATGATGCTATAAAATTAATAAAAGGTGCAAAAGGTACTATTGTAGATTTGACAATGCGCAAAGTGGATGGTACTACCGAGGTAGTTTCAATTACAAGGGATGTTGTGGAAATCGAAGAGACCTTTGCGAAATCGGCTAATATTATAAAAGGAAACGAAAAATTTGGTATTATTAATCTTCCACAATTTTATGTGAGTTTTGATGATTATGAAGGGGAGAGAAATGCAGCTTCTGATGTTGAAAAAGAAGTAGCGCGTTTAAAAGAAGAAGGTGCCGAAGGATTGATCTTAGATTTAAGAGACAATGGAGGAGGATCTTTAAAAACGGTTGTGGAAATGGCTGGCTTGTTTATTAAAAACGGACCAATTGTTCAAGTACGTTCTAATGATGATCAAAAAGAAGTTCATGATGATGTTGATGATCGCATTCAATGGGATGGACCTTTAGTAATCCTTGTAAATGAATTATCAGCTTCTGCTTCTGAGATTTTAGCAGCAGCAATGCAAGATTATAAAAGAGCTGTTGTTATAGGTAGTAAACAAACCTTTGGTAAAGGAACGGTGCAAAATGTAATTCCTTTAGATAGAATTGTGCGCAGTAATGAGCATGGAGATTTGGGAGCTATTAAATTAACAACGCAAAAATTCTATAGAATTAATGGTGGGTCTACCCAATTAGAAGGTGTCAAATCTGATGTTGTGGTGCCGGACAAGTATAGCTATATAGATTTAGGAGAACGTGATCAGCAAAACCCACTTGCCTGGGACAAAATATCTCCAGCAAACTATACGCCTTGGGATGGTCATATAGATTATGAATCTACCGTTTCTAATAGTAACAAGCGTATGGCTCAAAACCCTCAAATAAAATTAATAGAGGAAAATGCTAAATGGTTAAAAGAACAACAGAATGAAACCGTGGTTTCTTTAAACTATATAGATTATAAGGAAGATGAAGCGAAGAGTGTAGAAAAGTCTAAGTATTTTAAAACACTTTCAGCTTACGATTCTAAATTAACCTTTGAATCTCTAAAATACGAAGAGAGTTTGTTTACGCAAGATTCTGTCTTAAGACAAAAGCGCCAACGTTGGCATGAAGATCTTGTGAAAGATGTTTATGTAGAAGAAGCGGTAAATGTTTTAGAAGATTTAAAAAATAATTCTTTAAAATCAGGAAAGCTTGCAAGTGTTAATAAGCATAATCAGAAGATAAAAAATTAG